The Pyrus communis chromosome 5, drPyrComm1.1, whole genome shotgun sequence region TGGTTTtattcccttttaattttcttctctaGCGGTTTCGTTGCTTCCTTTCCACCGCTTCAATCTTTCTCCAACTGGCTGCAGACTCCATCAAACCCTAGAACGAGAAATCTTAAATCCACAACCCAAAACTCAGTCATAGGTACCCAACGAAGGTAGATTAATTGAAGAAAGATTGCTCCATCAGAGCGGGCAAGATGGCTGGATGAGTATGATCCATTTAACTTGGTCAGAAGGCACTGCCGTGAGAAACACCTGTTTGTGGATGAGATAGTCTACCAAAAGAGTAAGGAGGGCAACCCAGAAGGATGAATTAGAGTTAAATTGTACTAAAGTAGGTTACCCTCTTCATCTCCtcaaataaatttgattatctATCAATTTCCttgaaattatttttggttTCAAATTTATATCGATTGCTAGGGTTTTGGAAGGGTGTATGGATttggttaattttcatattattttggGAGTTTGCCCACTTGAGTGAGGTAGAGCTTTTGTAGACAGATTTTGGCTTCAGGCCAAAGTGTTGGCTAATCCGAATTGTTGAAGAGGATTTGGGGATTGATATCTGAAAGGGATAAATCTCTTCATTTTCCATCGCTCTCAACCTCAGACTGCAGAAGGAGCTCAAGTTCCTCCTCATCGACCCTCCACCTACCTCGATTGTTGCAAGCAAAGACTAACAAAAATCACAGACGCAGAAGACGAAGAGAGAGAGCGAAAGCATGTCTAAACGTCAGGACGACCTCGATCTCGTTCTTTCTTTTCAAGACAGGGTTTTGGAAACCCCTCTTGGTTCTCCTTTCCATTCGCCAGGTATATATAAACCTTCCTAATTATTTGGGTTCCTCATTTTCTCTATCAATCTTGAAAAATCGACATGGGTAACTCTCAAGTCGAAAAGTTGATGGGTATCTCCCAAATCGTTGAAATGTTTGTTTAATGGGTATCTCTCAATTTCAGACTCACTGGGATAGTTTAGTTCTTGAGTTCATGACTTTGTACATGATTTAGATATCTTCTAATTTCATTGGTTTTGAATTAAATATACTTTCTTAAGTATATTTAAGTTACATGTTGCTAACCCAGTTAATTTTTTATGCTCTATTTGCCTTCTCTATAACAGGTCTTGGAAATTGATAAAGAACAAATGGTTGATTTActgagaaaaataataaatgaacAAAAACTAAAGGTATGAACCTCAGAGTGTTGTTTTTGGTAATTAGTTCTTGAATAATCTGTAGTAACAATCTTAGTTGTTGAGTTGCATGTTTGGTATTCAATCCACCATTTAAATGGGAAAGAGGAAGTTCCCCATCACATGGTTAAAGCCGTAGAGGTAAATGATTCTTTTTTCGTGGATCAAGTTTTTGGTACTTTACCTTATGTCTAATGGCTTTTGTTGCTGTTTGTTTGTGTTAACTAATATTTTTGAATCTCTGGTAGtatttttatattcttttggaaagagaaTGTTATTTCATCCTGTGTTTTTTTCTCAAATAAATccatgcattgttaattgttagCTTTTCTTTGCTCACTAAAATAAGCcaccttaattaattaaggtcTCTTGCTGCTGTTTTTGTGATAATATTACTTTCTatatttcatcttcttttttttcgttACACTTTGACTTCATGTTACTTTTTACAATTGGTCCTTACTTGACTGAGCCATAGTAAATTGTCCATAATTCACCTATATACACTCGATTTTTATGATTACTCAAATGTAATTTGTgattaattttattgaattgtttttatttaatttaatctgtaattttttttaaaatatgcaGGGGGAGTTGAAAGTCAAGAGGAGGGGGTAAGCAAATATTAAGTTTTTGTATCTCAATATGATCGTTTGATTTCAAATGCTGattgtctttctcttttcctcttcctttTGTTTATAAAGAATCAAACTGTTTCAGTTGCTAACAGTGTGGATCAAGTTGTGGTAAAAAGGTCCTCCGCTTATATGATGATTTAATATATGAACAATTTAGATCTTCCGTTAATTGACATTTCAATTGAATTTTACTTTCATATAATTTGCTTCACATAATGTAAAAACTATTTTAATGGTTTCAATAGGATGATATAGAACaactattttcattttcttgacttttttatttttggcaacTCATGAAATACTTTTCTCGAGCCTTGGACCAATAAGAAAGTGAAACACAGAAGTTCTATATTACGTGTTAGTTTTAATCCAATAgtaaaaatcttttttttttttttttttttttcccggaAATAAACTTTATTAAGATAAAGAGGACTGAACAATAACATGAAAAGCTGAGAATGAACAGTTGAATACCGAGTTGATTCCACTGCTACCACCCAACAAATCCAAGTGCTGAAATTTCAATTATTGTTCTTTGGGGAGGTAAAGCTGCTATCTTTCTATACAATATGTTGGATTTTTGTTttgcggttttttttttcttctctttgttggAAATATTGGTATTTCTGTTAGCTTGAATTTTGTTCAAGTCGTAGTAATTTCCGTACAAGTTTATATTTTTGTGTGGAATTGATGCAACTTTTGGTGTTTGTGTGGTGTTATTTTGATTGGTTGTTGGCTGAAACTTGGTTCCTTTGATTTTGTTAGGGTGAAATTGTTTCCCTCTCTTTGCTTGATAAAATCATGTGTTTTGGATTATGGTGCTTAATTTGGTTCTTATCTATGACTGTTGGTGATATAACATTATAGGCTTTAGGTAGTAGGTTATGTATTCTTATAGATAACCGAGAGCATCCTAATAGCTGCATTCCTTGGTTTGTGATTTTGTTGCTCGATTACTGAGGTTTATTTTTCAGTGCTCTCTGCTTGGTTCTCACATTTGAGTCATCTCACCAAATCATTATATAGATTTCCGCTTGAAATTTTAGCTTTGGAATAGGTAGGTGGCGATCTCTGCTTGGCTTTGTCGATTGAGTCACATCACCTAATCATTGAAgacttcttttcctttgatcGGAAAAATCATTGGAGAGTAGTATTTCCTATTGAAATTAACTTTGGAATGTAGTGCTGCTCTGCATTTGTAATGGGTGAAAACTGACGAGTGCcaagtatgattgtgtaaacTTGGATAAGTTTTAGAGTTGTCATACCATATATCGAATGAGCGGTATGTGCCATCGAATTTATTATGTTAAAAGCTTAAAATTTTCCATTCCAGCCTAAttgaattttcttctatttCGAATTCGATATAAATGCATTAAGGCCACTCCAATTTCATGTGTTTCGTCTAAATTATGATTATTATTGTGACTTTCTACATGATTTAGTTATCTTCTAATTTCttgcttttaaatttaatatactTTTAACTAAATTTAAGTTACGTGTTGGTAGCTCCATTGACATTTATACTCCATATGCCTTCTCCATAATAGGCCTTCGACATTGGTAAAGAACAAATGGTTGATTTGCTGAGGAAGTATGAATCACTAGAACTAAAGACATGAGCCTCAGAGCGTTGTAATATATTGTACAAACAtgtatcttttgttttttattgatcataaagatgtaaatatgTTTTGATATAGAAGTAAATATGTTCCAATATATTTTATACGTTTAACATGGTTTTAGACCTGTGGCATCGCTCGGGCTAAGTTGCTTGTTTATAACATATAAGCAACATAAAATCCTTTTCTTACTACTTTTTGTGGAATACATGAAAGTCTACTTGTGGTCACTATATCAAAAACCAAAGAAATATGGATGAATATGGCAGCATACCATAGCCAAGtttatatcaaattcttctTAAGAAATTCAATGACATTGCCGTCGAAAGCGGAGCACATGACGCGGAAGCCTTGGAATCCAGATCCCTTAGCCAAGGCCTCAAACTCATCTTCCGTCCTCTCTTTTCCGCCGGGGTTGTTAGCTAACATGATCACGTCGACATGGTTGGCTAACTTGGTGGCAAGACTGCTGTTTGGAGATACCGGAATAATGATCTCAACAAGAATCACCTTCCCATTGTCGGGGAGCGCAGCGTAGCAGTTCTTCAAAAGTTTCAAGCAATGCTCGTCACTCCAATCGTGACATATATGCTATAAGATTGCATAcatgatatgatatgatattaGTTCCAAATATATTAAGCAACTAAGCTTAAAAAATTGATATTAGCATTACAAAATAGTCATTGACTCTCTTTTGGATAAATAATAACTCACTTTCATGACAATTGCATCTCCCTTTGGAACACTTACAAACATGTCTCCTCCAACATGCTCCACACCTATATCCAACATTCATAGACCTCATATTCATtaggaaaaatgataaatagtACAACCatgatttgtttttatataagcaAATATTAGAGGAAGAGAAATCGTACTTCAGAGAGATCAAGTGTAAAGGTGAATGCTTTTAAGTAACTGTTGACACTAGAAATTACAATGTCTATTTGGTGCGCATGCTGAATGATTATGAGTTAACTTAAGAATAATGAATGTGGGTGTGCCAATTCACAACCGAACTTGGCCAGGCAAGTATAATTGATGTGGTGGTAGTAGGGAATGCACTACTGAGTTCTACACCTGAGCGATTTGGGCAGAAGAAGGAACACATCTCGGCCTTGGGTTCTAGAACCTGAAGACAAGTTTACTAGATCACTACGAGGTTCAATAACTGGTTCGACTTTCACTATGCCGAACAAATGGTAATTAGGTAACACCTCATTTTAATGAGGAACTATTGAGATGACCTATTTAGGCGAAAGAATTGCAAACTCTTTATTCGCCAAGACTTGAATAAATAACCTACCAACGAACAACAATGTTGTTCACTTATCCAAACTGAACGTGCTCCTAAATTGTCTGGTTCTGCTGCTCCACTAGGTTAGGACAGTTGGTGTTCTTTTTAGGGGTGTGAGAAGGGTTTCGCGTAGAGCGAGGGTTTTCGTTTAAAGTGTTTAAGTTGTTTGTTGAGTTGAAGGGGCTTTTAATGTTGAAGAGCCTCTTCTATTTATACGCGAAGCTTTCAGGATAAACAAGTATGCCGAGGCAGAGTCCTAATGGGATTGTGTTTGCTCAATATTTGCTTGAATATTCCCTTTATGCCTTCTTAGCCAAAAGTTCGTCTCTATTTAGTCTCGGCCTCTCTCACTCTCATCAGAACTCTAAACCTAGTCCCATGGAGATTCATTCATCTTTATATGGTCGCGTAGGCATTCGGATCCTTGGAATAATTCATATTTATCCATAGTTTATACTGATCTTTGCAATTTCAGTTTGTACAGGACTCGACCAAGTCACCCCTATACTTAAACTTTTCATAGTCCTACCTCCAAGAGGACTCGGTCGAACTGATCCTACTCATGGCCTAAAATCCCACTAACTTGAAAGATTTTACTAGGTTGAGAACCATGGTCCTTGGGTCAACTCATCTCAGCTCAAGTTGTTATTCAGGCCCAAACAGTAACTAACAACGAACATAATCATAAACGAAGAACATACCAGGATATTGGGGAGCATCTTTGATGACATGAGGCAAGTCGAAGTTAATGCCCTTAATTGAGGGGTACTTAGAGACAATCATGTGAATAACACTGCCGATACCACCACCGACATCAACGACGGATGTGAGGCCCTCAAAGCCCTTGTAGGTCTCAAGAAGTTTCTTCATGGCAATGCTAGAGTGGTTAGCCATTGCCCTGTTAAAAACCTTGTTGAATCTAAGGTCAGTGCCATGGTACTCAAAAGTAGTCATTCCATAGGCCTTGTTGAATGCAATTCCTCCTTCAAGAACAGCATCTTTCAAGTGGTACCTGCACAAGCCCAAAACAAGCATACATGTCACGAATACTGATCTCTTAAGGTCCTTATTTTGAGGACCTGTGCGGTTTTGTTTTCATATAAACTTTCAAATTAATCTTATGGGTAGGTTAAACTATCAACTTAAATAATTCCTATTACACCGAAACAAAATAATTCTGCAAactgattaaattaaaaaaaatttctcgcgTGAAACcttccattttcttttccaaCCATCTCTCTCCCCCACATCCCCTTcatttctctcatctctctctcgatCGTTCACTCCCCTTCTCTCCtcatgagtttttattttttatttatttttcttttcacatatGAAAAAGGAGAATGActtgtttcaaaattttcaccactgtcgaaaaatataaaaaaagggttCACACGTTCAAGAAGAAGGGAAACCCAATTTTGAGGTTTTGTAACTAACTGAGTTTGGATATTATTGATAAAAGGTAGAATTGAATTGATGTAAACAATCATTAGGGTTTATACAATTGGATTGACTTTTAGATATTTGATGAAAGATTAGAGGAAATTGGATGTGAAAAGTTATTATGTTTTATGTAATTGGATTTGCTTTATTTAGAGACTAGGTTTTGCAGATGAAGGGGATTCAACGTGAcatgaaatttattttatttttgttttatcaattagtattttgttttcatgtaacATAAAGTATTTTGTTttatccactcccctggacaatgtgggatgttacaatcgaCCCCCTTAAGAGCTCCGCattgcgcacatggctacgtcaccatCACATAACGGCTAGTATACCTCgatttaggtcggggtgtgtcaatgtcCGTCCCTAACCACTAAATCGGCCAAAAGAAATATGAACAAAGAAGAACACGATAGGgtgtttggaaaaaaaaaaaaaaaaaaaacaaaagaagaacacAATAGGAAAAATAGAAACCAATCACATATTCAAGCCACAATTCGCAGTTAGTaacatttttatgattttattctaATCAACCTATTTAAAACCCATTAATTAATGCTTGTTAACGATCAAATTAAGATGATAAACTAAGAAGAATAATGGTAATTACCAGCTCTCAACAAAGACCTTGTCCTGAGTCAGGAGTAAGAGAGGAGCAATGGACACACCATCCTCATTCTTTGTCAATAACTTGCAGACGGGGCCGAGGCCGTACAGCCGCTCTACTTTGCCATCGGGAAGCTTGCGGAGGGAGTAAGTGAGGATGGAGTAGCTGGCCAGGAGGCGCAGCATGCGGTCCAGGATGACGGGGGCGTCAGGGTTCTTGGTCGGCAGCTGCGAAGCTAAGTCCGCCGGAGAAACGAAAGCGCCAGGCCCGGCTTTCGCCATGATCTCGAGGAGGTCGAGCTCGAGGGCTGCCTTGAGCACCATGGGGGGAACGGAGGCGCTGGCTAGCTGCATGGCGAAGAGGTTGGTTTCTTCGTCGGAGACTTGGGTTGGAGTCATCTGAGTCTCTCCGGTCGAACCCATTTGTTGGATTTGGTGTtggtggggagagagagagagagagagagagagagagagagagagagagagagagagagagagagagagagagagagaggatgggAGAAGGACTGAGAATGGAAGAGATGGATATACTAATGGGTGTACTAACTGGCAATATATAGCCATATAGGGATTTGTTTGCTTACCCACCACCATTGTGGTGGTCCCAATGTTTTGTAACGTTgtgatgaaaattaattttaaattgtcGAGAGTTCACAAGAGTCTTagagctggtttggtattgatatgctttacaaaaaagttgattctgctgtactgtgagaataaacagctgtgaaataaaacagcagagtgtttggtaaactttttttgtaaaaatgcttttggaaagaaaaaaaaaggtagtatgatagtgtttgataaacttttatataaaataactGTAATTGtgtgaaatgataaaaaatggtataatactatattattattatgatattttatttaatattactatttttatGTGAGGATTTTGTGTGCCATGGGGCCCACACCCCATTTCCCTTATCCCTGTGTCTCCCTTTCCCTCCCCCAATTCTATTTTCCTCTCCTTGCACCGAGTTTGATACTCAAAGCATccccaaaggagatgtcaaattatcCAAATTAGCAATAATggtaacaaaagaaaatattaatgtTTTTCAACCGAGGAGCCAAATCTGATGTGGCATGACGTGGATTGACATCTCTCCCTCttgctgccaaatttgacagcaccttcaatttttttttaattaattgttaaatgttatttattaattttttattggtttaaagcattatccttttgtttcttttcattcccaatgcaatgaaaatacatatgaattattattttatgtttaaaatttgacatatcagtTGGACAGTAAAAGTTTAAAAGATGCCAAAGTGCcatatgtaacatcccacatcaccaagaggagtgatccttatatgtatattcccatccctacctagcacgaggccttttgggagctcactggcttcgggtttcgtaggaactccgaagttaagcgagaagggggctagagcaatcccatgatgggtgacccattaggaagttgctcgtgagttcccaaaaacaaaaccatgagggaatggtaagcccaaagcggacaatatcgtgctacggtggtgaagcgggctcgggaagtgatccgtcccgggctgggatgtgacaattggtatcagagcctaaccctgaccacgtgtgtgccgacgaggacgtcgggcccctaagggggtgaattgttacatcccacatcacctaggggagtgatccttatatgtatattcccatccctacctagcacgaggccttttgggagctcactggcttcgggttccgtaggaactccgaagttaagcgagaagggggctagagcaatcccatgatgggtgacgcactgggaagttgctcgtgagttcccaaaaacaaaaccgtgagggaatggtaagcccaaagcagacaatatcgtgctacggtggtggagcgggctcgggaagtgatccgccccgggccgggatgtgacaccatataagccttcaaattttaattttaggtttaaaatttgacatctcctttggagatggtcttatctTCCCCATTCCCAAATTTCCTTTTTCAATCTTGCCCATCTCTTTTCTCCGTCTgtttctcatctctctctccaacCACCCATCTgcttctcatctctctctctaaccacACAGTCACCATAGCAGTGGATCCACCACCACACAGCTTCAATTCCAAATGCCAAAGTGTCGTTTAAGGGTCAGTTGTAGCACCGAATGGGTTTTAGTTCCGGTGTTTGCCAACAACAACCCATTTTTCAACAACTCTGGCTTCAAACCCATCCTGGCACAAAATCATCTCGAACCATGTAACTTGAAGCCAGTTATCGCTGATGGACGATCTGCAAGCGAGGAAAACCCAAATGCCCACACCACACCATAGAAGGTAAGAATCAGGACAAAATCAGTCCTTTTCCTTCTGCCCATTTCCCCCATCTCTCAGATTTCCTACTCcccaaacaccaaaacaaacccacCTCTTGGATCTCATCATCCCTCCCTTCTCTACATATCCGGTGAAATAAGAATATCAACTATGAAGATTTGATCTTCAACCCAACAAGAAGGAGAAATGGAGGAGGTTATTTTTGAGAttgtgaaaatttcattaa contains the following coding sequences:
- the LOC137734684 gene encoding caffeic acid 3-O-methyltransferase-like; protein product: MGSTGETQMTPTQVSDEETNLFAMQLASASVPPMVLKAALELDLLEIMAKAGPGAFVSPADLASQLPTKNPDAPVILDRMLRLLASYSILTYSLRKLPDGKVERLYGLGPVCKLLTKNEDGVSIAPLLLLTQDKVFVESWYHLKDAVLEGGIAFNKAYGMTTFEYHGTDLRFNKVFNRAMANHSSIAMKKLLETYKGFEGLTSVVDVGGGIGSVIHMIVSKYPSIKGINFDLPHVIKDAPQYPGVEHVGGDMFVSVPKGDAIVMKHICHDWSDEHCLKLLKNCYAALPDNGKVILVEIIIPVSPNSSLATKLANHVDVIMLANNPGGKERTEDEFEALAKGSGFQGFRVMCSAFDGNVIEFLKKNLI